ATGCCTCGCCCGAGCTTTCCGGCGACGAGTCCCGAACGGCGGATCAAGTGGCCGACTGGCTCATTCAGGCGGATGCCGCTGGCGACGTTGCCCGCGGCGCATCGCTGGTCCGAGGACTTCGGAGCGTTGAGTGGCTGTTGCGAAGGGGCGATGTTCACGCTGGGAAGTGGTGAAGACTGCCTAGGTTGCATCATCCGACATTTGATTTTCCCGACGCCTTGCTCGATCGAGCGGCCACCATTTTTTGCGGATTGGCCGACTATCATCTTGCATGATCGATGCGGCCGGGTATCCTTGTATAAACTTCGTACAGGTGAAGAATTTGCACGATTTCGCGCAATCCTTCACGATGCATGCTGATCGAAGTAAAGAATGCGTCATCCCGGGCAAGCCGAGATGGCAGCATGAGAGCACTGGCCGAAATGGCGCATTTGTGCTTTCTTTTTTGAAGACGGGATAGGTGCAAAAACGTCCTGGCCGAGCTTATTGGGTTCCGACTGGTTTGGGCCCACCGAGTAACGACACGTTACGACGAGCGCTGTGTAAAGAAGGAGTCTTACATGAAGATATCAACGACTGGTTTGCTAGTTGGGTTCGCGTTAGTGCTAGCAAGTTGGACCATCTCTAGTCCCGCCTACTCTTCCTCCGATACCCGGCAGGACGCCTGGTATCAATCGCCTTTCGTCTGCGGCCTGGCCGGCGGTCTGATCGGTGGTGGCATCGGCTACGCCTCGAGCAGCGATGCCGACGAGAACGATGGTGCAGCCATAGGCGGCGTCACCGGTGCCACCGCCGGGGCTCTGCTGTGCGCCGATTATGGCAGCAATGTCGTCGACAGCGATGGCGATGGGGTTCCGGACGATCGCGATCAGTGCCCCAATACGCCGGCCGGCGTTGCCGTCAATGCCGACGGTTGCCCGCTAGACACCGATGGTGACGGCGTACCCGATTACAAGGACGAGTGCCCGGGAACCCCGGCAGGTGTGGAAGTGAACGCCTCCGGCTGCCCGCTCGATTCCGACGGTGACGGCGTGCCCGACTACATGGATCAGTGCCCCGACACCCCGGCAGGTGCCGATGTCAACGCGCTGGGCTGTGAAGCCGATATCGTGCTGCGAGATGTCAACTTCGAGTTCGATTCGGCCACTTTGACCTCTCAGGCTGAAATGATTCTCGACGATGTCGCTAGCAAGCTTGCCGCCAACGAGAATGTCCGTGTTCGCCTCGAGGGGTATACCGATTCCATCGGTAGTGAAGCGTACAACAAGGATCTGTCTCAGCGTCGTGCCCAGTCGGTCAAGGATTACCTGATCTCGCAGGGCATTTCCGCGAACCGCATGCGGGCCATCGGTTACGGCGAAGAGCAGCCGATCGCGACCAACGAGACCGCAGCCGGCCGTGCACAGAACCGTCGTGTCGAGCTGGGTGAATGGACTCAGTGACGCTGACGCCATGAGGCCAGGTAGCGTTTAGCTGGCTGAATGCAGGAAGGGGCGCCTTGGCGCCCCTTCTTCGTGTGTGGCTGGCCTTGCGCAACGGCCTGGAAGTGGACTCGAGTCGGGGCCGCCTGCTAATGTAACGCCGCGCATCCATTCGCCGGCCGGCTCTCATGGCCTGGTACGCTGGTGCTGAGCGCGATTGCCAGGCGACGTGCATAGAAGAGATACATAGCGAAGTGCATAGAAGAGATACATAGGAAGTGCATAGTAGATAGTCAGTCTCGCCATACACCGTTTTTTTGCGACATGTGATCCCTGGTATGGATCACCACTGCGCTTTAGGATTCCTGAATGCCCATCGTGACCCTTCCCGACGGCAGCCAACGCCGTTACGACGCCCCGTTGAGTATCATGCAAGTCGCCGAGTCGATCGGCCCGGGCCTGGCCAAGGCCTGCGTTGCCGGCAAGATCAATGGTCGGCTGGTCGATGCCGCCGATCTCGTCGAAGACGATGCCGAGGTGGCGATCATCACCGCCCGTGATCCCGAAGGGCTCGAGATCATTCGCCACTCCTGCGCCCATTTGATCGGCCATGCCGTCAAGCAGCTTTATCCCGATGCCAAGATGGCTATCGGACCGGTGATCGAGGACGGCTTTTACTACGACATCGATTTCGGCCGCTCGGCGACCCCCGAGGATCTCGAGGCCATCGAGCAGCGCATGAAGCAGCTGATCGACAAGGGCTACGATGTCGTGCGCGAATACGTCGATCGCGATCAGGCGATGCTGACCTTCCTGCATCGCGACGAACCCTACAAGCAGGAAATCGTGCGCGAGATTCCCGAAGGCGAGACGATCCGTCTCTACCATCATGAGGAATACACGGACATGTGCCGTGGGCCTCATGTGCCCAACACCCGGCATCTCAAGGCCTTCAAGCTGACCAAGCTGGCCGGCGCCTACTGGCGGGGCGATGCCGAGAAGCCGATGCTGACGCGCATCTACGGCACGGCCTGGGACGACAGGAAACAGCTCAAAGCCTACCTCAAGCGCCTCGAGGAGGCCGAAAAGCGCGATCATCGCAAGCTGGCTCGCAAGCTCGACTTCTTCCATATGCAGGAAGAGGCGCCGGGCATGGTGTTCTGGCATCCGCGCGGCTGGACCCTGTGGCAGACGGTCGAACAGTACATGCGCAACGTCTACAAGGAGGGCGGCTATCAGGAGATCCGCTGCCCCCAGATCATGGACGTCTCGTTGTGGAAGAAATCCGGCCACTGGGACAACTACGCCGAGAACATGTTCTTCACCGAGTCGGAAAAACGCGAGTACGCGCTCAAGCCGATGAACTGCCCGGGCCACGTGCAGGTCTTCAATTCGGGGCTGCGCAGCTATCGCGAACTGCCGGTGCGTTACGGCGAGTTCGGCGGTTGTCACCGTAACGAGCCTTCGGGCGCGCTGCACGGCATCATGCGGGTACGGGCCTTCACCCAGGACGATGGCCACGTGTTCTGTACCGAGGCGCAGATCGAGTCCGAAGTCACCGCCTTTCATCGTCAGGCGCTCAAGGTCTATCGCGATTTCGGTTTCGAGGATATCGCCGTCAAGATCGCCCTGCGCCCCGAAAAGCGTCTGGGTGGCGATGACGTCTGGGAGCGTGCCGAAGCCGCGCTGCGAGGCGCGCTCTCCGCCTGTGACGTAAAATGGGAGGAGCTGCCGGGCGAAGGGGCCTTCTACGGGCCCAAGATCGAATATCACATGAAGGACTGCCTGGGGCGCGAGTGGCAGGTGGGCACCATGCAGGTCGATTTCATGATGCCGACACGCCTGGGTGCGCAGTACGTGACCGAAGCCGGCGATCGTCAGCCGCCGGTCATGCTCCACCGTGCCATCGTCGGTTCCATGGAGCGCTTTATCGGTATCCTCATCGAGCACTACGCCGGAGCGATGCCATTGTGGCTGGCGCCTCATCAGGCGGTGGTGCTGAACATCACCGATGCGCAGCGCGACTATGTCGGAAAAATCGAAAAACGCCTGCAAAATACCGGGCTGCGCGTCAAGTCGGACTTGAGGAACGAGAAGATCGGCTTTAAAATCCGCGAGCATACGTTGCAGAAGGTCCCCTATCTCCTTGTGGTTGGAGATAAGGAAGTCGAGACCGACTCGGTGGCCGTGCGCACGCGCAGCGGCGATGACCTGGGCGGCATGACGGTGGATGCCTTCATCGAGCGGGTGCAGGCCGAGCGGTAACAGCGACATCTTCCAAGGCAAAAGTGGAGACGGAACCATCAAGAGAAGCAACCCGAGAGGGCGCCCTCAGGAAAAGCGCCCACCAATGAACGAGCGGATTACCGAAGATCAGGTCCGCCTGATCGCCAGCGACGGCGAGCAGCTGGGCATCGTACCCACCAGCGATGCACTCGAGCGCGCCGAAGCGGAAGGTATGGACCTCGTACAGATTTCCAATGCCGATCCGATCGTCTGCAAGATCATGGATTACGGCAAGTTCCTCTTCGAGCAGAAGAAGCAGAAGGCTGCTCAGAAGAAGAAGACCAAGCAGATCCAGGTCAAGGAAGTCAAATTCCGGCCTGGCACCGACGAGGGCGACTACCAGGTCAAGCTCAAGAACCTGATCCGGTTCCTCGAAGGTGGCGACAAGGGCAAGGTCACCCTGCGCTTCCGGGGTCGTGAAATGGCTCACCAGGACATCGGCCGCAAGCTGATGGAACGGATTGCCGCCGATCTCGAGGAGCTGGCCGCTGTCGAGTCCTTCCCCAAGATGGAAGGCCGTCAGATGGTCATGATCCTGGCCCCGAAGAAGAAGTGATCCGTCGGCAAGTGAACGGGTGGTCGCTGCACGCTGGTGCGTGTCGGGCCACCGGCCATGGATTTTCTAAAAAACCCGAGCGGAGTTATCTCCATGCCGAAGATCAAGAGTAACAGGGGCGCCGCCAAGCGCTTCAAGAAGACCGCCAACGGCTTCAAGCACAAGCAGTCGTTTCGCAGTCACATCCTGACCAAGAAGTCCACCAAGCGTAAGCGTCAGCTGCGCGGCATGAAGCAGATCCACGCTGCCGACAAGGCATTGGTCTCGCGCATGCTGCCCAACCTGTAACGCGCCGGTCGAATTCATTTAACGTCAGGAGATTGCCATGACTCGTGTCAAGCGTGGTGTCGTAGCGCGCCGCCGTCACAAGAAAATCATGAAGCAGGCCAAGGGTTACTACGGGGCCCGGTCTCGCGTGTTCCGTGTCGCCAAGCAGGCGGTCATCAAGGCGGGCCAGTACGCGTATCGCGACCGCCGTCAGCGCAAGCGCCAGTTCCGCGCGCTGTGGATCTCGCGGATCAACGCGGCGGCTCGTCAGAACGGCCTGTCGTACAGCCGCTTCATTGCCGGGCTCAAGCAGGCCGGTATCGAGATCGATCGTAAGGTTCTCGCCGATCTTGCCGTTCACGAAAAGGCGACCTTTACCGTCATCGTCGAGAAGGCCAAGGCTGCCCAGTAAGTGATGGCGCCGTCGGAGTCGCAAGCTTCGTCGACAGCATCGTGAACGCCACAGGGGAAGAGCAGCCGCTCTTCCCCTGTTTTTTTGGACCCGGATACCAGGGTCCCGGGATTCAGGATTCGGAGCGTAACGGATGGACCATTTACCGACCGTGGTCGCCGAGGCTCGCCAGGCCATTCAGGCCGCCGAGAGCGTCGCCTCTCTGGACGAGGTGCGGGTGAAATATCTCGGCAAGAAAGGCGAGATCACGGCGCTGCTCAAGGGGCTCGGCAAGTTGCCTGCCGAGGAGCGCCCTGCCGCGGGCGAGCGCATCAATCAGGCGAAACAGGCACTCAGTCGCGAGCTTGAGGCGCGGCGTGACGATCTCGAGCGGGCTGCACTGGCCGCGCGCCTGGCCGCCGAGCGTGTCGATGTGACCCTGCCCGGCCGAGGCCAGTCGCAGGGTGGATTGCATCCGGTGACGCGCACCCTGGAGCGCATCGAGGGGCTGTTCACGCGGATCGGCTTCGATGTCGCGGTGGGGCCCGAGATCGAGGACGACTATCACAACTTCGAGGCGCTCAACATTCCCGCGCATCATCCGGCGCGCGGCATGGCGGATACCTTTTACTTCGATGCCACGCGCCTGCTGCGCACCCATACCTCGCCGGTCCAGGTGCGGACCATGGAGCGTCAGGCGCCGCCGATCCGCATCGTCTGCCCGGGGCGCGTCTACCGCAGCGACTCGGATCTGACCCACACGCCGATGTTCCATCAGGTCGAAGGTCTGCTGGTCGACGAGGACGTCAGCTTCGCCGATCTCAAGGGCACCATCGAGGACTTCCTGCATGCCTTCTTCGAGCGCGACGATCTCTCGGTGCGCTTCCGGCCGTCCTACTTTCCGTTTACCGAGCCGTCCGCCGAAGTCGATATCCAGTGCGTGATGTGCAGCGGCGAAGGCTGTCGGGTGTGCTCGCACAGCGGTTGGCTGGAAGTGATGGGCTGCGGCATGGTGCACCCCGAGGTGTTCCGTCATTCGGGCATCGACGCCGAGCGTTACAAGGGCTTCGCCTTCGGCATGGGTGCCGAGCGCCTGGCCATGCTGCGCTACGGCGTCAATGATCTGCGGCTGTTCTTCGAGAACGACCTGCGCTTTCTGCGCCAGTTCGCCTGAGCGAATCAAGGAGACGGGATTCCAAGATGAAATTTTCAGAACAGTGGCTGCGCGAGTGGGTCTCGCCGGCGCTCGCGACCCAGGCGCTGGCTGAGCAGGTGACCATGGCCGGGCTCGAGGTGGACGCCATCGAGCGGGTCGCCGGGGTATTCAGCGGTGTGGTGGTAGCCGAAGTGCTGAGTCGCGAACCCCATCCGGACGCCGACAAGTTGAGCGTATGCCGGGTCGACGACGGTTCCGCGGAGCCCGTCCAGGTGGTCTGCGGGGCGCCCAACGTCGCCGCCGGCCAGAAGGTGGCCTTCGCCCGTGTCGGCGCCGTGTTGCCCGACGATGCCAAGGCTGATGGCTTCAAGATCAAGCAGGCCAAGCTGCGCGGCGTCGAGTCGCGCGGCATGATTTGTTCCGCCTCGGAGCTGGGCCTCGCTGAGGAAACCTCGCCGGGCATCCTCGAGCTGCCGCGCGACGCGCCTGCCGGCGTCGACCTTCGCGACTGGATGGGCCTTGAGGATGCCACCATCGAGGT
The genomic region above belongs to Halomonas zincidurans B6 and contains:
- the rpmI gene encoding 50S ribosomal protein L35, producing the protein MPKIKSNRGAAKRFKKTANGFKHKQSFRSHILTKKSTKRKRQLRGMKQIHAADKALVSRMLPNL
- the thrS gene encoding threonine--tRNA ligase; the encoded protein is MPIVTLPDGSQRRYDAPLSIMQVAESIGPGLAKACVAGKINGRLVDAADLVEDDAEVAIITARDPEGLEIIRHSCAHLIGHAVKQLYPDAKMAIGPVIEDGFYYDIDFGRSATPEDLEAIEQRMKQLIDKGYDVVREYVDRDQAMLTFLHRDEPYKQEIVREIPEGETIRLYHHEEYTDMCRGPHVPNTRHLKAFKLTKLAGAYWRGDAEKPMLTRIYGTAWDDRKQLKAYLKRLEEAEKRDHRKLARKLDFFHMQEEAPGMVFWHPRGWTLWQTVEQYMRNVYKEGGYQEIRCPQIMDVSLWKKSGHWDNYAENMFFTESEKREYALKPMNCPGHVQVFNSGLRSYRELPVRYGEFGGCHRNEPSGALHGIMRVRAFTQDDGHVFCTEAQIESEVTAFHRQALKVYRDFGFEDIAVKIALRPEKRLGGDDVWERAEAALRGALSACDVKWEELPGEGAFYGPKIEYHMKDCLGREWQVGTMQVDFMMPTRLGAQYVTEAGDRQPPVMLHRAIVGSMERFIGILIEHYAGAMPLWLAPHQAVVLNITDAQRDYVGKIEKRLQNTGLRVKSDLRNEKIGFKIREHTLQKVPYLLVVGDKEVETDSVAVRTRSGDDLGGMTVDAFIERVQAER
- the rplT gene encoding 50S ribosomal protein L20, with product MTRVKRGVVARRRHKKIMKQAKGYYGARSRVFRVAKQAVIKAGQYAYRDRRQRKRQFRALWISRINAAARQNGLSYSRFIAGLKQAGIEIDRKVLADLAVHEKATFTVIVEKAKAAQ
- a CDS encoding OmpA family protein, coding for MKISTTGLLVGFALVLASWTISSPAYSSSDTRQDAWYQSPFVCGLAGGLIGGGIGYASSSDADENDGAAIGGVTGATAGALLCADYGSNVVDSDGDGVPDDRDQCPNTPAGVAVNADGCPLDTDGDGVPDYKDECPGTPAGVEVNASGCPLDSDGDGVPDYMDQCPDTPAGADVNALGCEADIVLRDVNFEFDSATLTSQAEMILDDVASKLAANENVRVRLEGYTDSIGSEAYNKDLSQRRAQSVKDYLISQGISANRMRAIGYGEEQPIATNETAAGRAQNRRVELGEWTQ
- the pheS gene encoding phenylalanine--tRNA ligase subunit alpha encodes the protein MDHLPTVVAEARQAIQAAESVASLDEVRVKYLGKKGEITALLKGLGKLPAEERPAAGERINQAKQALSRELEARRDDLERAALAARLAAERVDVTLPGRGQSQGGLHPVTRTLERIEGLFTRIGFDVAVGPEIEDDYHNFEALNIPAHHPARGMADTFYFDATRLLRTHTSPVQVRTMERQAPPIRIVCPGRVYRSDSDLTHTPMFHQVEGLLVDEDVSFADLKGTIEDFLHAFFERDDLSVRFRPSYFPFTEPSAEVDIQCVMCSGEGCRVCSHSGWLEVMGCGMVHPEVFRHSGIDAERYKGFAFGMGAERLAMLRYGVNDLRLFFENDLRFLRQFA
- the infC gene encoding translation initiation factor IF-3, which codes for MPSSSGCRPSGNSDIFQGKSGDGTIKRSNPRGRPQEKRPPMNERITEDQVRLIASDGEQLGIVPTSDALERAEAEGMDLVQISNADPIVCKIMDYGKFLFEQKKQKAAQKKKTKQIQVKEVKFRPGTDEGDYQVKLKNLIRFLEGGDKGKVTLRFRGREMAHQDIGRKLMERIAADLEELAAVESFPKMEGRQMVMILAPKKK